The Raphanus sativus cultivar WK10039 chromosome 6, ASM80110v3, whole genome shotgun sequence sequence GATATTGCAGTAAAGCtgcagaagaagatgaaacgGAGAGTTGAGATTCTCGAAATTGAAGATCTCTCTGGCGGCCACGGCGGAGAAGAAGAACACTACCACCATGAGCAACCGTATGAACCGCAGCATGAATATCCCGCTGATCAGGTGACCACACCATTGTTGTGTTAGTTATCTTTCATTCGTTTGGTCTTCATCTACAATGTATGTAAAACATCAGAAGAAACAAGTTTGTATATACAATCCATGAGACATGATATAATACACACGGTATATTTAGTTTGATCTTACGAATATAACCGTATGTTACACTTTTGTCAATCCAAAATACAATTTCCATGTGCTGTATAATCTacttaaatgatttttattaatatggtattttcaaattttatgacCAATAATATACATCCAAAGATGCTTGATTAGCTATACTTTAAAAGGTagtacatattttaaaatttattatacaataaatattaaattctatTGGAACCTCCTCAATATTGTTTCTATGAcctattctaaattttttattttttatttattttattgaaatcTTACCATATCCTActcgaaataaataaaattgtatcttaaaacataaaatataagtttagtatataaacataaatatattttactttaaaaaacataaatatgtctaacaaagaaaacataacatatatattagtgCAGCCCATGTCTCTTTACACAATGGGCCACGAGATCATCAGTTGAGAAAGCCCACAGCATCAACTCAGCAACAAGACAAAGCTCATGTCGTTACAAAACACATGAGACTGCAAGGAGGCTGTGGGAGTACGATAAAGCAGTCAGCAATTCTATCCAACCGTTATACTCCTTTGCTGACTGCCAGCTACTGACATCACAGCTGTCGTGTGTCTAGATCCTTCAGCAtctcctttatatactgaaCTCTTGTAACTCTGTAAAATTCAAGTAATAAACGTATCATTCAAAGTTTACTTCCTCTGTATTTCTTCTGTTTTAGGCTCTGcctttatggtatcagagctcagaGAGTACATCCTGAGCCATGGAAGGCAATCATGATCCTCACTCTGCGTCAAATCTTACCATTACCCAGTGCTAGGCCTGGGAATTTGAGTCACAGCCCGCGGGTCCCGCCCCGTTTGATCCGCCGCGGGGCGGGTCGAAGAAATTTAAAAATCGATTCGCGGGTGCGGGTGCGAGTTATGAATATTTTctgcggggcgggtgcgggttgGTGGATTTTGAATTGCgggtacccgccaacccgcaatttattatttttttttagtttttttttaaatgttatttttttgttaaaaagataaatatttttttaaaatacgaatttttaaaaaaataataattaaaaaattttaaatatattaaaaaataattataaatatattatttatatataaattttagaaaaaaaataaattaaataattattttttaaaaatatatataacccgcGAGTCCTGCGGGTTACCCGCAAAATtagcggggcgggtgcgggtgcAATTATCTCTGTTCGCGGGTCGAGCGGATcgaagattttgaaaaaaaaaaatgaaatccgCGGGTTGCGGGTCATGCGGGGCG is a genomic window containing:
- the LOC108810389 gene encoding heavy metal-associated isoprenylated plant protein 26-like, with amino-acid sequence MSEKRLCCAVIRINLDCNACCRKVRRILINMKEVETHVIEKKERKIIVCGQFRPSDIAVKLQKKMKRRVEILEIEDLSGGHGGEEEHYHHEQPYEPQHEYPADQVTTPLLC